In a genomic window of Thalassotalea piscium:
- the tusD gene encoding sulfurtransferase complex subunit TusD, protein MTKSLALIVTSSPTANITHTAYKLIEQAINNNITISGVFFYQDGVLNASKFLSVPSDELQLTALWKALHQEHSIPLHLCATAAEKRGLINPAEETQLLHHEFTLSGLGELVMLTSQADRLVQL, encoded by the coding sequence TTGACTAAATCACTCGCTTTAATAGTTACTAGTTCACCAACAGCTAATATAACTCATACTGCTTATAAACTAATTGAGCAGGCGATTAACAATAACATTACTATTTCTGGTGTATTTTTTTATCAAGATGGCGTATTAAATGCCAGTAAGTTTTTATCTGTGCCAAGCGACGAATTACAATTAACAGCGTTATGGAAAGCACTTCACCAAGAGCATAGTATACCATTACATTTATGTGCAACTGCTGCAGAAAAACGCGGGTTAATTAACCCTGCAGAAGAAACGCAATTATTACATCATGAATTCACCCTTTCGGGCCTTGGTGAATTAGTAATGTTAACGAGTCAAGCCGATAGATTGGTGCAGTTATAA
- the tusC gene encoding sulfurtransferase complex subunit TusC has protein sequence MSVKSKTVAIVNTKAPFAKTIAKEALDVALIYGSYEQETSLFFQGDGVYQLISGQQPEIINVKNFLKTFSAFEFYDLEKVYICQQSLADRNIKADFHIGNVNVITTHEFSRLLHQHDVLLTF, from the coding sequence ATGAGCGTAAAATCTAAAACAGTCGCTATTGTAAATACAAAAGCTCCTTTTGCTAAAACGATAGCAAAAGAGGCACTTGATGTAGCGTTAATTTATGGTAGCTACGAACAAGAAACGAGTTTATTTTTTCAAGGCGATGGTGTATACCAATTAATAAGTGGACAGCAGCCCGAAATAATTAATGTAAAAAATTTTCTAAAAACATTCTCAGCATTTGAGTTTTATGATCTAGAAAAAGTATACATTTGTCAGCAAAGTCTAGCGGATCGAAATATCAAAGCTGACTTTCATATAGGTAACGTAAATGTGATAACTACTCATGAGTTTTCTCGTTTACTCCATCAACATGATGTACTACTAACCTTTTAA